The segment GCACCGGCCAGGAAGAACGCGGAGGCCTCCACCGACAGCGGTATGTCACTGTCGTTGGCCACCCGTACCCAGACGCTGGTGTACCGGCGGTCGAGCGACGCCTCGGCGGACGGGGTGAACTGCGTCGTTCGCGCCGACAGGTGGATTCCCTCGTGCGCCTCGGAGACAACCGTGGTGTCCGCGGCCGTCGGCTGGCGTGAGAGTGGCTGAGGAGCGGGGCTCACGGTCGGCACGCCCTTCGCGGATCGGTCGGGGTCGGAGCCGTCCCCGGTGAGGAGCAGCACGACGGCGACGACGACGCAGAGCATGGCGACACACGCCGTGCCGACCAGGACCCCCAATCGGTGTCGCCGGCCGGACCACGCGGCGTCTCGCTCCCCCGGTCGGTCCATGGCCCCCCTGAGGGACCGTACGACGGACAAACCGTCACCACACGCCCACCACGTGCGTCTTTGCCGTGACCTCGCCGCACCTTTACGTTATGCCCCCAATCGCGGAGCCGCACGACAGCGTGTACGACCCCAACAGTTTGGCTCCGGCCCGCCGCGCCGTCGAGTGGGACCGCACGGAAATGACGAACCCGCGGGGTGTCCCGGCGGGGGTGGGGAGGGGGCTTGGGGTGCCCGTTGGTTCCCCCGCCG is part of the Spiractinospora alimapuensis genome and harbors:
- a CDS encoding DUF4352 domain-containing protein; protein product: MDRPGERDAAWSGRRHRLGVLVGTACVAMLCVVVAVVLLLTGDGSDPDRSAKGVPTVSPAPQPLSRQPTAADTTVVSEAHEGIHLSARTTQFTPSAEASLDRRYTSVWVRVANDSDIPLSVEASAFFLAGADGTAHDPALGVDVREIADGGTVSLAPGDEMVGVVTALGDFQPGTLSYYPDNSGIPVVEEVGRE